A part of Cannabis sativa cultivar Pink pepper isolate KNU-18-1 chromosome 6, ASM2916894v1, whole genome shotgun sequence genomic DNA contains:
- the LOC133039148 gene encoding uncharacterized protein LOC133039148 → MSNALPTREKIDQAFNLPSTLCPICDKESESSLHLLWNCDYASALWFGCCWGIRTDIRNFRNWEEWTNWFECNRNRPATLSFNDFMTGALCIFDVIWKVRNEVIHGGHLLQISKAMSIASMRLNDHLACKMDQPATTAASVLTPPSGWLNCCSDVNIDSNHSFGAAVFRDSMNRICSVVTDRFPVTDPALAEASMLLSAAKHATQSNYSSVNFFCDNVCAVSNILKAHGTHHNINLEGVSTHFQMLTAQFANWSVQKINRKENFMAHNDAKWAKINSAIGNIQVSSMDPKVFEDYKEWWPDPG, encoded by the coding sequence ATGAGTAACGCTCTCCCTACCCGTGAAAAAATTGATCAGGCCTTCAACTTGCCTTCAACTCTATGTCCAATTTGCGATAAAGAGAGTGAATCGTCCTTACACCTGCTTTGGAATTGTGACTACGCCTCAGCCCTTTGGTTTGGCTGCTGCTGGGGTATTAGAACTGATATCCGTAACTTCAGAAATTGGGAAGAATGGACGAATTGGTTCGAGTGCAACAGAAACAGACCTGCTACTCTCAGCTTTAATGATTTCATGACGGGTGCACTGTGCATCTTCGACGTCATTTGGAAAGTGAGAAATGAAGTTATTCATGGTGGCCATCTCCTCCAAATTTCCAAGGCAATGAGTATTGCTAGTATGCGCCTCAACGATCATCTAGCTTGCAAAATGGATCAACCAGCGACTACAGCAGCATCTGTTCTTACTCCACCATCAGGGTGGCTAAACTGCTGCTCTGATGTGAATATTGATTCAAATCATTCCTTCGGTGCAGCAGTGTTCAGAGACTCAATGAATCGAATCTGTAGCGTTGTTACAGATCGCTTCCCAGTGACAGACCCTGCTCTAGCCGAAGCTTCAATGTTGTTGAGTGCAGCTAAGCATGCAACTCAATCGAATTACAGTTCAGTGAACTTCTTTTGCGATAATGTTTGTGCTGTGTCCAACATTCTCAAAGCTCATGGTACCCATCATAACATTAACTTAGAAGGAGTTTCCACACATTTTCAAATGTTAACTGCCCAATTTGCGAACTGGAGTGTCCAAAAGATCAACAGGAAGGAGAATTTCATGGCACATAATGATGCAAAATGGGCTAAAATCAACTCTGCTATTGGGAATATTCAGGTCTCTTCCATGGATCCAAAGGTCTTCGAAGACTACAAGGAATGGTGGCCAGACCCAGGGTAG